The following coding sequences are from one Culex quinquefasciatus strain JHB chromosome 1, VPISU_Cqui_1.0_pri_paternal, whole genome shotgun sequence window:
- the LOC6049207 gene encoding branched-chain-amino-acid aminotransferase, cytosolic: MVLRSKHFARHIFQHQHKLIQQLLQNQIRLCSGGSQQVKQALRLDEDDINNINIRTVAPPATPFPMTLEHAADVGEQFKYSDLSVRLAAPHQLHPKPDADDLSFGKYFTDHMLRIAYHRRLGGWQKPEITPMENLNLHPAAKVFHYAVELFEGMKAYRGVDGRIRLFRPEMNMARMNVTAHRSGLPTFDGEALIKAMCRLILIDSEWVPHTESSSLYIRPTLIGIEPTLGVASSDSALLYTILSPVGAYFKPGAGGLKLYADPKYTRSWYGGVGDRKVGSNYGPTIHVQKEALKQGCHQVLWLYGDDHELTEVGVMNVFMLYINDNGEKEMLTPPLDGLILPGITRDSIIRLCREWGEFTIKEQKFTMPWIRQLAKKGRLLEMFGAGTAAVVSPIERIAYEGEEIYVPTDAQDSPVYRRLYDTLTGIQYGKIDHPWATVID, encoded by the exons atgGTACTTCGAAGCAAG CACTTTGCCCGCCACATCTTCCAGCACCAGCACAAGCTGATCCAGCAGCTGCTGCAGAACCAGATCCGGCTGTGCAGCGGCGGCTCCCAGCAGGTCAAGCAGGCCCTCCGCCTGGACGAAGATGACATCAATAACATCAACATCCGCACGGTCGCCCCACCCGCGACACCCTTCCCGATGACGCTGGAGCACGCGGCCGACGTGGGCGAACAGTTTAAG TATTCCGACCTGTCCGTCCGGCTGGCGGCGCCGCACCAGCTGCACCCGAAGCCCGACGCGGACGATCTGTCGTTCGGCAAGTACTTCACCGACCACATGCTGCGGATCGCGTACCACCGGCGGCTCGGCGGCTGGCAGAAGCCGGAAATCACCCCCATGGAGAACCTGAACTTGCATCCGGCGGCCAAGGTGTTCCACTACGCGGTTGAG CTGTTCGAGGGCATGAAGGCGTACCGTGGCGTCGATGGACGAATCCGGTTATTCAGACCGGAGATGAACATGGCCCGTATGAACGTTACCGCGCACCGCTCCGGATTGCCGACCTTTGACGGCGAAGCCCTGATCAAAGCCATGTGCCGACTGATCCTGATCGATTCCGAGTGGGTGCCGCACACCGAGTCGTCCAGCTTGTACATTCGACCCACGCTGATCGGAATTGAg CCAACCCTCGGAGTCGCCTCGTCGGATTCGGCCCTCCTCTACACGATCCTCTCCCCAGTTGGTGCCTACTTCAAGCCTGGTGCCGGCGGTCTCAAGCTGTACGCCGACCCGAAGTACACCCGGTCCTGGTACGGCGGTGTCGGCGACCGCAAGGTCGGCTCCAACTACGGACCAACGATCCACGTGCAGAAGGAAGCGCTCAAGCAGGGTTGCCACCAGGTGTTGTGGCTGTACGGCGACGACCACGAGCTGACCGAGGTCGGCGTCATGAACGTGTTCATGCTGTACATCAACGACAATGGAG AAAAGGAAATGCTCACCCCACCCCTGGACGGGCTAATTCTGCCCGGAATCACCCGTGACTCGATCATCCGGTTGTGCCGCGAGTGGGGAGAGTTCACCATCAAGGAGCAGAAGTTCACCATGCCCTGGATCCGCCAGCTGGCCAAGAAAGGACGG ttgctGGAGATGTTTGGCGCGGGCACGGCCGCCGTCGTCAGCCCGATCGAGCGCATCGCGTACGAGGGCGAGGAGATCTACGTGCCGACGGACGCCCAGGACTCGCCGGTGTACCGGCGGTTGTACGACACGCTCACCGGCATCCAGTACGGCAAGATTGACCACCCGTGGGCCACGGTGATAGATTAA